The region AATTTGGAAGTATTGACAAAAACAACTTAAGTTCAAGAGTAGCCCACGCTAAATACTATGTTAGTGCTGCAAGAAAAAGAGGCATAACTCCTATATGGTGGGATAATGGAGCTTATAATCCTGGTCAACCTGATACTTATGCTATATTTAATAGAACTATGCTTTCTTGGTATTACCCAGACCTCGTAAAAGCTTTAGTTGATTCAGCAAATTAAAACTTTTTAAATACAAAAGGAATTTCCCTCATCGGAAATTCCTTTTGCATTTACTATTAAAATTTTCTTTCAATACCTTACAAACTTAAGTCTACTTATTCTGCACTTTTTAAAGATTCTATCATGTCTATTTTATAAAATCTTCTATACATAGCAATGTTCACAACTATTGAGAAAATCATAGTTAAAAGTACCGAAAATAAGATGTATAATGGTTTTACCGTTCTTAAAAATAACATCATATCAGTTTCAGCAGAACTTAAAACAAAAACATTCAAAAGCATTCCAAATCCTATACCAATTAAGCTTCCTATTATGGTTAAAACAATATTTTCCCTGTATATATACATAGCAAGCTCGTTATCATAAAATCCTAGTACCTTTATAGTTGCAAGTTCTCTATTTCTCTCACTTATATTTATGTTAGTTAAATTATATATTACAACGAATGCAAGTACACCAGCTGATGCTATAAGAATTAAAACAGCTGAATTTATACTATTTGTACTCTTATTTATATCACCATAAGTATTATTCTTAAAACTTACAGCTCCTATATTCTTAATACCGGAGATAATCTTAGAAGTTTTATTTTGGGATTTATCTGACATATTTTTCAGAAGTCCATAAAAGCCATTAAATTGTACACTTTTTTCCGTTACTTTTTTATAATACTGAGGACTCATATAAATATAATGCTGAACATACTGGTCTGTTATACCTGATATTCTCACATGTATAACTTTTTTATCTAAAGTTATATCAAATTTATCTCCAACTCTTTTATTCATAAGTTTAGCAACTTTTTTACTTATTATAACACCATTGTCTGAAAGTTTAAGTTTGCTATTGCCATTAATAAGATCTATATATTTATTTAAATTTTCCTTTTTCTCTGGTACCACAACATAAATGTCCTCACTACTATTGTCACTCTTTTTAACCTCAGCATTTTTTGAATAATAAAACAAAATCGATTTTATATTATCATCAGTTTTTACTGTGTTTTCTATTGAAGTTTTCTCATCACTATCTATGTTTTTATTTATAGTTGTCTGCATATCATATTTGTAAATAACGTTAAATTGTTTTTGAACCGCCCCTATTATGCTGCTTTTAAGTCCAAATCCAGTTATCATAAGCCCTGTGCAAGCTGCTATACCTATTACTGTCATAAAAAATCTCTGCTTATATCTAAATATATTTCTTGCAGTAACTTTTTTAGTAAAGTTAAATCTTTTCCATATAAATGTTATTCTTTCAAGAAAAATTTTTTTGCCTGCTTTAGGTGGTTTAGGTCTCATAAGAGAAGCTGGAACTTCTTTTAATTCATCAAATGCAGAAACTCCCGATGCTAAGGTTGTAAATACTACTGCTATAACTGACGCTTCCAGCGAAAGTTGAAAATTCAAAACTGATATATAAGGAAGCGCATATAATGATCCATATGCATTCATTATAAATGGTGGAAATATCTTAAATCCAAGATATATTCCTATGATACTTCCAGTAATACTTGCTGCAAGTGAATAAATTAAATAATGTGCCACTATTGCACCAGAAGAATATCCTAAAGCCTTAAATGTACCTATTTCTGTTCTATTCTCCTGAACCATTCTAGTCATAGTTGTAAGGCTTACAAGAGCTGCAACAAGGAAAAATACAAGAGGAAACACCTTTCCTATATTGTCTATTCTATCGGTATCCTGATTGTAATTTGCATATCCTATATTTTCATTCCTGCCAAGCACATAAATTTCTGCCTTCTTTATGTCTTTTAATTTATCTCTATTTTGCTGTATCTTTTCTTCTGCATCACTAAATTTTTTATTTGTATCATTTTCTTCAGAATTTAATTTTTGAGTATTATCATCTATCTCTTTTTGAGCAACATCAATATTCTGCTTTGCAGCATTGAGTTTATTTATTCCATCATTTTTTTTAGCTGATAATTCTTTTTCACCCTCACCTAATTTAACTTTGCCATCATTAATTTGATTTAACGCAGCTTGAAGCTTAGCCTCTCCATCAAGTATAGCTTTTTCACTGCTGTCTATAGTTTGTTTTTTAGAATTCAAATCATTCTGAGCAGCAGCATATTTTGACTCTATGGCATTAGCCTCAGCAGCACTAGAAGCATTTTTTAGAGCAATATTTTCTTCTGCACTTAGCTTTTCCTGCGCTGAATTTATCTCAGTCTTAGCACTTTCTATGGAATTTTTATTCTTTTGAGCATCCGTTAGCTTAGAATTAACTTGAGTCTCATTATTTTGCAGTTCATTCTTCTGATTTTGTATTTGATTTTCTGCATTTTTTATTTGAGTATTAAATTCAGCTTCATTACTTTGAAATTGAAGCTTTCCAGCATTTAATTTATTTTGTGCATCATTAAGCTTACTATGAGCGCTAGAAAAGCTATCTTCAGCATCTTTTTTAGAAGCATTTAATTTATTCTCTGCATCATTTATTTTACCTTGAGCTTCCTTAAGTATATCTTTGTATCTTACATTTCCTCTTACCTTCATTAACGCCTCAAGTTTGCTTTTAATGCTATCTACATCATCTTTATATTTTTCGTTATCAATAAGACTGGTTTTAGAATATTTATCATTTAACTTAACATAAATTGAAGTATACACATCACTTTTAAAATCATCAGGCATTATATATACAAAGCCTCTAACATTTCCATTACCAACAGAACTCATTTGCCTTTGAGATGATATGTATATAGGAGATTTGGCTGTTCCCACAATTTTAAAACTTGAAGCTTTAAGGCTATCATCAATATTAGCATCACTACCTGTATCAAGTTTTAAAGATTCACCAAGCTTAAATTTGTTATCTTTAAAAAAACGTTCTTCAAGAATTATTTCATTATTTTTCTTAGGTAACCTTCCTCTAACTAACTGTATTTTATTGATTCCATTTCTCTTCGGCAGTGATTCAACATTAACTACTATATCATTTTGATCATTTTTTATAACAGCATCCATTGACTTTACGCCTTCAACCATACTTACATCCTTAAGCTTATTTACTGCCCTTACATCATCATCAGTAATTCCTAAAGTCGAAATCAATTTAAAATCCATAAAATTATTATCACCAAAATATTTATCCGCCGACATTTTCATATCAGGACTGGAAGCTCTAACACCAGCATAAAACGAAACACCAACTGCTATAATAATTACTATAGATAAAAATCTGGACTTAGTCTTAACTATACTTTTAAAAAGATTCTTAAAAAAAGTCTTTCCCATAATTACCACTCTATACTTTCTATAGGTACTGGAGTTTCATTTTTCTTTACACTCTCGGCCCTACCATTTTTAACATGTATTACTTTATCTCCAATTGGTGCTATTGCTGAATTATGTGTTATTACAACAACTGTCATATTATATTTCCTTGAAGTATCATATAAAAGCTTTAATATTGACTTACCAGTATTATAATCAAGCGCTCCTGTAGGTTCATCACATAAAAGAAGTTTAGGATTTTTAGCCAGTGCTCTTGCTATGGATACTCTCTGCTGCTCTCCTCCCGAAAGCTGTGATGGAAAATTGTGCATTCTATCTTGAAGTCCTACATTCTTAAGTACTTTTTCAGGATCTAATGGATTTTTGCATATCTCAACTGCAAGTTCTACATTTTCTATGACACTTAAATTTTGAATTAAATTATAAAATTGAAATACAAAACCTATATCCTCACGTCTGTACTTTGTAAGCATTTTCTTGTTATAGCTGCTTATTTCATTTCCACCAACTTTAATAGTTCCAGAACTCACCTGATCCATACCGCCTAAAAGATTCAGTATAGTAGATTTTCCTGCTCCACTTGCACCTAATACCACAACAAACTCACCTGCATCAATAGAAAATGAAACACCATCTACTGCCTTAATTTCAACTTCACCCATATTATAAATTTTTCTAACATCTTTAAGTTCAATAAAATTCTCCAATAACTTTGCCCTCCTCACGCTCATAATTTTTCTATATCAAGTTTGTTTATTAAATCCCCATAAAAAATATCTATTACAGTCAGCATAAGTTTTCTTACTTCCACTTTGCTTTCTTTTTCTCTTAATATTATAGAAATACTCTCCACTAAATTATAAGAGAGAAGCTTTATAACAAAATCATCTTTAATCCTTTTATTATCTTTTGATAGCATATATGTAAAACTTCTAGTAACAGTTTCTGTTATAAAATTTCTAAAAATCATTTTACAATTCTCATATTTCGAACCGCTGCTGCTATTTAAAAGAAGTGACAACTCATCTTTGTTTTCTTCGAATATGTCCACTACTTTTTCCATAAGCTCATAAAATATATCCTGAGCCTCTTCATTTACTTCAACCTCAGAAAACTTATCTAAATAATTCATAAGCCTGCTATACACTGGATCTATAATTTTTTCGTACAAATCCTCCTTGCTCTCAAAATACTTATAAAAATTTCCCACAGAAGTCCCAGCATTTTTAACTATATTTCTTATGGAAGCCTTAGTATAACCACATTTTGAAAATTCATTTAAAGCTTCATCAATTATTTTTTTTCTAACCTCTTCTTTTAAATACTGCATTAGAAAACCTCCGTTCTCTTTTAAAGTCTAATGTAATTTATAGTGTTTGTCAATAATTAAAAATTTATAATAAATGTCTTATATTTCCTTAAACCTATAACCAGTCCCCCATAAAGTTTCAATAAATTCAGGATCTGATGGATCTTTTTCTATTTTCTTTCTTATTTTCTGTATATGAACAGGAACTGTTGCTGTATCTCCGTAAAATTCGTCTCCCCACACTCTGTCAAAAATCTGAGCTTTAGTAAATACAACATTGGGATTTGACGCTAAAAATACTAAAATCTCATACTCCTTTGTTGTTAAAGCTATTTCTTTTCCACGCACAAAAACTCTATGTGAATCCTTTCTAATTTCAAGACTGCCGCAAGTAATAATTTCCTTAGAAACGTTATTGCCTTGAAGCCTTTCATATCTATTAATATGGGATCTAATTCTAGCTGCAAGCTCCGCAGGGCTAAATGGCTTTGTAAGATAATCATCTGCACCAAATTCAAGACTCCTAATTTTATCAATATCTTCAGTTCTAGCAGAAACTACAATTATAGGGACTTCAAATTTCTTTCTTATCTCCTTAGTAATTTCAAAGCCGCTTTTATGAGGAAGCATAAGGTCGACAATAATCACGTCATATAATCCGGTTAATGCCATCTTCAGGCCTTCGTCCCCATCTTGTACTATTTCTGCCGAAAAACCATTTAAATGCAGATAATCACGTTCTAATTCTGCTATATTTATATCATCTTCAATAATTAATATCCTTTTCATTTAAATTAGCTCCTTTAAATTATTCTAAAACAGGGAACATTATTGTAAAACATGTGCCCTCATTTACAACACTTGAAACCTTTATTTCTCCACCCTGAGCCTCTACTAACTCCTTAGCAATAGCAAGTCCAAGTCCTGTACTCATTAAATCCTTGGTACGCTCACAATCAATACGATAAAATCTTTCAAAAATATGTTGTAATTTCTCCTTTGGAATACCAGGACCATTATCTTTTACAGTAGTATATATCATGTTATTTTCTCTATATAATGCAACTTCTATTAATAAATCTTTATCATCACCATATTTAACTGCATTTCCAATTAGATTTCTAAATATCTGATTTACCCTTTTGCCATCTATTTTAACATAACTTTTTTTGTCAATACTATCTGTATAATTAAATTTAACGCCTTTATCCTCAAGTGCAAAGCTAAATTCCTGCATCAGATCTTCCATAAATGCCTTCATCTCTGCTCTCTCAAAATTGAAATCAAGCTTTTGAATATCAAGTTTAGAAAACAAAAATAAATCATCAATTAGCCTATTAATATATGCAGTGTTATTATATATTATCTGATGATACTTTTTTACTGTTTCCTTTGGTGCATTGTCCATTTCCTGTAATGTTTCTATATATCCCTGAATAGATGTTATAGGAGTTTTCAAATCATGTGAAATACTTGCAATAAGATTTTTTCTACTTTCTTCATATTCCTTTTTAACCTTCTCTGCTTGTTTTAATTTCTTTGCCATATCATTAAAAGAATATATAAGCATACCTATTTCATTATGTATTTTAAACTCAATCTCTACATCATAATTTCCTTTTGAAATTTCTTCAACTCCATTTTCAAGTTTACTAATGGGTTTAAATACTCTTTTCTCCATTGTCATCAAAAATATTAACTCCACAATCACTACTATACTTATAATAGCAGCAAAAATGATACTTATCATTCTTATGCCAAAATATTTAAACACAAAAATTCCTAGAGCTAAGCTTAAAAATATAATAGTTGAATATGAGTATTTCATATGCTTATAATATCTATGAACTTCTCCATTTTGCCTGTATAATTCATCCATATGCTTATGAAACTCTAAATGCATTTTCCTATGCCAAATTCGTTTGTCATTTCTTCTTTTGTGCCATTCTTTTATAACTTCTATTAAATGTTTCATGGATACCGCCCTTCTATACCTTCATTATACTCCCAGTATCATCTTCACTTTTACAATTACTACATATACCAGTAAAAACTATATTAACATCATGTATTGATAAATCATATTCCTCTTCTATTACATTTTTAAGCTTTAATTTTTCAAGAGATAACTTTTTACTGTCTATATCCAATATCTTACCACATTTACTGCACTTAAAATGCATATATAAGTTCTTATTTTTATATGATTTCATTTCATAATAATTTATATTTTTTATATTAATTTCTTCAATTATCCCTAATTTGCAGAATAATTTTAAGGTTCTATACACTGTAGCAAGACCTATGTCTTCATATTTAATTTTTTCATATATTTCTTGAGCATTTAAATGAATACTGCTTTTCATCAATTTTTGAAGTATTATTTGTTTCTGAATTGTAAATTTACATCCATTACTAGCTAAAATGTTTCTATAATAGCTAATCTCTTCTTTAGTCATACTAGGCCCCTCCTTAATTACTTATAGTACCTATATAAAAATATAACTCATCGCTATAAAGATAGCTTAAAGTATTTTTAAAGATTTTATAAAGAATAAATTTAAAAATACTTTAACTATCTTTATAAAATTTTTAAAATTGCTTTATTGTGACTTTATAAAATGAATTTAGAATTAACTTGTACTCAAAGCAATGCAGAAATCTAAAAATGGAGGAATTAAATTATGCAAAATATAATTGAAGTTAAAAATTTCACTAAATGTTTTGGAAATTTCAAAGCAGTAGATAATATTTCTTTTAACGTTAAGGAGGGAAGTATATTTGCCTTTCTAGGACCTAATGGGGCCGGAAAAAGTACTACTATTAATACCTTATGTACAATAACAGGTAAAACAGAAGGAGAATTAAAAATCAACGGATATGATGTAGAAAAAAATAAAAATGAAGTACGTCATCAAATAGGAATTGTATTTCAAGAATCAACCTTAGACGGTAAGTTAACTGTTGAAGAAAATTTAAAATTTCACTGCGAATTTTATAACGTACCAAAAAATGAAATAGCGGAAAGAATTGAATTCGTATTAAAACTTGTAGACCTTACAGACTGGAGAAAGTCACCAGTAAATAGTTTATCTGGAGGTATGAAGCGAAGAGTAGAAATAGCAAGGGGCCTCGTTCATTACCCTAAGGTTCTATTTTTAGATGAACCAACCACAGGACTTGACCCACAAACTAGAGCTAATATATGGGACTACATAATAAAACTTCAGAAAGAAAAAAACATTACTATTTTTCTCACAACACATTACATGGATGAAGCCGAAATATGCGATAAAGTAGCAATAATGGATCACGGAAAAATAGCAGCTTTTGATACTCCATATAATCTAAAGAAACAATACACTTCTAATATAATGAAGCTTAAAGTTACA is a window of Clostridium pasteurianum DNA encoding:
- a CDS encoding ABC transporter ATP-binding protein, which encodes MQNIIEVKNFTKCFGNFKAVDNISFNVKEGSIFAFLGPNGAGKSTTINTLCTITGKTEGELKINGYDVEKNKNEVRHQIGIVFQESTLDGKLTVEENLKFHCEFYNVPKNEIAERIEFVLKLVDLTDWRKSPVNSLSGGMKRRVEIARGLVHYPKVLFLDEPTTGLDPQTRANIWDYIIKLQKEKNITIFLTTHYMDEAEICDKVAIMDHGKIAAFDTPYNLKKQYTSNIMKLKVTDNRLVRNFLNVNSIKYKFEENLFTIQSNLENTIEIITKFKNLIADFEIKKGTLNDVFLAITGKEIRA
- a CDS encoding ABC transporter ATP-binding protein; amino-acid sequence: MENFIELKDVRKIYNMGEVEIKAVDGVSFSIDAGEFVVVLGASGAGKSTILNLLGGMDQVSSGTIKVGGNEISSYNKKMLTKYRREDIGFVFQFYNLIQNLSVIENVELAVEICKNPLDPEKVLKNVGLQDRMHNFPSQLSGGEQQRVSIARALAKNPKLLLCDEPTGALDYNTGKSILKLLYDTSRKYNMTVVVITHNSAIAPIGDKVIHVKNGRAESVKKNETPVPIESIEW
- a CDS encoding FtsX-like permease family protein — translated: MGKTFFKNLFKSIVKTKSRFLSIVIIIAVGVSFYAGVRASSPDMKMSADKYFGDNNFMDFKLISTLGITDDDVRAVNKLKDVSMVEGVKSMDAVIKNDQNDIVVNVESLPKRNGINKIQLVRGRLPKKNNEIILEERFFKDNKFKLGESLKLDTGSDANIDDSLKASSFKIVGTAKSPIYISSQRQMSSVGNGNVRGFVYIMPDDFKSDVYTSIYVKLNDKYSKTSLIDNEKYKDDVDSIKSKLEALMKVRGNVRYKDILKEAQGKINDAENKLNASKKDAEDSFSSAHSKLNDAQNKLNAGKLQFQSNEAEFNTQIKNAENQIQNQKNELQNNETQVNSKLTDAQKNKNSIESAKTEINSAQEKLSAEENIALKNASSAAEANAIESKYAAAQNDLNSKKQTIDSSEKAILDGEAKLQAALNQINDGKVKLGEGEKELSAKKNDGINKLNAAKQNIDVAQKEIDDNTQKLNSEENDTNKKFSDAEEKIQQNRDKLKDIKKAEIYVLGRNENIGYANYNQDTDRIDNIGKVFPLVFFLVAALVSLTTMTRMVQENRTEIGTFKALGYSSGAIVAHYLIYSLAASITGSIIGIYLGFKIFPPFIMNAYGSLYALPYISVLNFQLSLEASVIAVVFTTLASGVSAFDELKEVPASLMRPKPPKAGKKIFLERITFIWKRFNFTKKVTARNIFRYKQRFFMTVIGIAACTGLMITGFGLKSSIIGAVQKQFNVIYKYDMQTTINKNIDSDEKTSIENTVKTDDNIKSILFYYSKNAEVKKSDNSSEDIYVVVPEKKENLNKYIDLINGNSKLKLSDNGVIISKKVAKLMNKRVGDKFDITLDKKVIHVRISGITDQYVQHYIYMSPQYYKKVTEKSVQFNGFYGLLKNMSDKSQNKTSKIISGIKNIGAVSFKNNTYGDINKSTNSINSAVLILIASAGVLAFVVIYNLTNINISERNRELATIKVLGFYDNELAMYIYRENIVLTIIGSLIGIGFGMLLNVFVLSSAETDMMLFLRTVKPLYILFSVLLTMIFSIVVNIAMYRRFYKIDMIESLKSAE
- a CDS encoding Fur family transcriptional regulator; amino-acid sequence: MTKEEISYYRNILASNGCKFTIQKQIILQKLMKSSIHLNAQEIYEKIKYEDIGLATVYRTLKLFCKLGIIEEINIKNINYYEMKSYKNKNLYMHFKCSKCGKILDIDSKKLSLEKLKLKNVIEEEYDLSIHDVNIVFTGICSNCKSEDDTGSIMKV
- a CDS encoding response regulator transcription factor, which gives rise to MKRILIIEDDINIAELERDYLHLNGFSAEIVQDGDEGLKMALTGLYDVIIVDLMLPHKSGFEITKEIRKKFEVPIIVVSARTEDIDKIRSLEFGADDYLTKPFSPAELAARIRSHINRYERLQGNNVSKEIITCGSLEIRKDSHRVFVRGKEIALTTKEYEILVFLASNPNVVFTKAQIFDRVWGDEFYGDTATVPVHIQKIRKKIEKDPSDPEFIETLWGTGYRFKEI
- a CDS encoding sensor histidine kinase gives rise to the protein MKHLIEVIKEWHKRRNDKRIWHRKMHLEFHKHMDELYRQNGEVHRYYKHMKYSYSTIIFLSLALGIFVFKYFGIRMISIIFAAIISIVVIVELIFLMTMEKRVFKPISKLENGVEEISKGNYDVEIEFKIHNEIGMLIYSFNDMAKKLKQAEKVKKEYEESRKNLIASISHDLKTPITSIQGYIETLQEMDNAPKETVKKYHQIIYNNTAYINRLIDDLFLFSKLDIQKLDFNFERAEMKAFMEDLMQEFSFALEDKGVKFNYTDSIDKKSYVKIDGKRVNQIFRNLIGNAVKYGDDKDLLIEVALYRENNMIYTTVKDNGPGIPKEKLQHIFERFYRIDCERTKDLMSTGLGLAIAKELVEAQGGEIKVSSVVNEGTCFTIMFPVLE
- a CDS encoding TetR/AcrR family transcriptional regulator, whose translation is MQYLKEEVRKKIIDEALNEFSKCGYTKASIRNIVKNAGTSVGNFYKYFESKEDLYEKIIDPVYSRLMNYLDKFSEVEVNEEAQDIFYELMEKVVDIFEENKDELSLLLNSSSGSKYENCKMIFRNFITETVTRSFTYMLSKDNKRIKDDFVIKLLSYNLVESISIILREKESKVEVRKLMLTVIDIFYGDLINKLDIEKL